From the Coffea eugenioides isolate CCC68of chromosome 1, Ceug_1.0, whole genome shotgun sequence genome, the window CAAATACACACTCATGGATCACACACTAAGAGGGTTTGAGATGGTGACTTACTTGGAGCAATCATAGTTGGGATCAACAGGGGCAAAGTTACTGTTCACTCCACAAGCTTTGGGAAGTCCAGAAATGCGAGCAGGCGAAGCATTTTCTATCGAAGGCAATGCATTTTTGATGCAGTTGCAGACGGCTTCAAGGTCTGCTTTGGACGCTGCCGAATCAGATACCTCTTTTACACCATTGCAACAAGCACTGCTCGGTTGACTGCCTTGGTCTATTACATATGGCTCGCAAGGCTCCAGCATAGTACCGACAACTGAGCAAGATGGGGCAGCAGCTGCAACTTCTGGCCTTGAAGTTGAAACAATGGCTACCGATATTGCAAAGAAAGCTAGTGCAATCAACCTTGCCATTTCTAAAAATGGAGAATCCTATGTATTGCAGATGAATTCTATTTAGTATATCAAGTCTGTGGTTCCAAGTCAAGTATTTTTGTCCTGATAAAAGATTGCATATATAGTGGCTGGTTCCGTAAATTAGGTGGTTCATTTACGTGCAACTTTCTTTAGTCATTGCCATACCATTGTCGTGTTCGCCTGTTTTAGAAGGCATGCCACTGTCATGATGATCAGTGTTTTAGGAGGGAGAGACGCTAGGCATTTCCGATTACACGTACTGCTCATTTAGCTTTGAAAATATATCTAGCAAAGCACTACTCATTAAGCTTTGAAAACCCTGTACTTCTATTAAAAATGTAGAAGAAAAACAatcaagaaaatttttgttaaatttgtAAAAGTTCAAGAATCAGTAGGACTAGATCTGTAAATTTTGTCAAGCTCAAACGAAACAtcaagatcattcaagaagagACACAATGATAATAATTTCACCCG encodes:
- the LOC113770961 gene encoding non-specific lipid-transfer protein 3-like, with translation MARLIALAFFAISVAIVSTSRPEVAAAAPSCSVVGTMLEPCEPYVIDQGSQPSSACCNGVKEVSDSAASKADLEAVCNCIKNALPSIENASPARISGLPKACGVNSNFAPVDPNYDCSKISD